Genomic window (Drosophila sulfurigaster albostrigata strain 15112-1811.04 chromosome 2R, ASM2355843v2, whole genome shotgun sequence):
CTAACGAATATAGAAAGTGAATCAAGTTGACAGCAGTGCATGATTCACTCAAGTGGAAAGGGGGCCCGGAAGACACATAGTTATTTGCTGAGACAGAATCAGAAAATCAAGTAAACTAGTCAgctaaacacaacaaaatgacGCAAAGTCTTTAAAATATTGGATAAAAAGGTTTGCTTTTTCGTTAAATACTTTAGCAAGTTGATTTAAAGTTAATCAGATAAAGTTATAAAAACTATATGTATTAATGTACTTAATAAATTTTCTGCACGTTGGTGATGAAATTTAAAGTATTGAcagtaataaattaatgaaatttaattaatttcgatattttgaaatcaattttctgcatttttaatatagattatttttaaattttttcattcaattgaCGTATGAATTTTCTGTTAAATAGCAAGTTACCAAAGATAGAACAATTGAATGGGACTCTCTGTTGttcattataaatttacaCAGTCTGCATTGTGTaagcttgttttcatttgtacACTCATTCTCACGCCAGGACATCCCAACTCCTCTCCGCCCTGGCAATCCTCCTGTCGTCTAGTGTCTGTCAAGTAGCCAATCAGCATCTGCGAAGGCAACAGCTCGCATTTTCACACTTGATATTTGCGAcagtatttaattattaaatacgaCACTCGCTGGGGGGAATGGCCATGACGTTTACGTTTGCCATTGTGAATGGGAATTATTTGTATGGGGACTTCGTGTCGTATGAGCAATATGCCACTTAACATTCGCTCGATTGGCCGAGTGACAGGCAACAGACGTTGATTGCAGCGTTTGGATACTCCCATTGATGCTActccttgttgttgccttgttgttgttgttgatgttgttttacTGTCCAATCATTATTCATTGCGTGACAAGCGCGCTAAATGTGTCGCCGTGTGTACTTGTTCATTCCCGTACTCGTACTCCTGTGTTTGTCTCGCTGAGGTTGTCAATAACTTTGAACACGACAAAGGCATAATAACAGATTTTGACACGCAAGCGAAAAACCAACAACGGACAATAGAAATATTGCGAAAACAGGCAAAATCATAATACACTAGGAGACACCTTAGTTGCGTAAAAGAAGTTGACAATATGTGAACATATTAAGAATTACATTTGTGTACCCTGTAGGCCATTCAAATTGTAGGGTATTTCACCACTTCAAAGATGGTAAATGTTGTCTCTGTATCAAGCTTATGGCGTAAGGTAAAATTAATGCCTATCATTAGCACGGTTTTCACTCTCCTCTTTCGTGTAGCCAAACGGTATTCGTGTCTTTCATCCTTATTCGTCCTTGATCGCACATTGCCTATGGTTCCAACGTGCCAAAGCTGGCCCTacttcatttgatttttgcttGTATTGTTGATTGTGAATTGTTGATTTctattctttgttttttttttctttcattttacCGCCGCCTGTTTGCTTAGCTAGATTCGTTGCGTGCCAGGATACGAAACGCTCAAAAGGTCCTGCACTTTGGTGTCTGGTGTAAATATTTGTGACATAATTAAGCAGTGCTCAGCATGATACCGCCAGGGACTGAAACCGGTAGCGCATTatcaaatgcgaatgcgaatgggaAAAGGGACAACTTATAAagctgaaaataaaacaaacatcgGATTGTGCGGATAGCTCGACGTACGCGTGATTAAATTCCATTTGTAGACACAGCTCCTCCGATTCGAAATATTTACCGAACCTTTTAGTGCCTTTTGCTGCGTGGTTGAGTGCTCGCCTTACATAAAGATTTGAGCCAAGATTTCAGCGCCATTGTCGATGGTCGACGGTTGACGACGCAGCGAACCCGGCAAAAGCCCGACGAACCTGAAAGAGACCCGAACAAGGCTCTTTCTCATTGCCTGACATTCGTGCGTTTACTTAAAAAACGCTTGGGGAGCCATTTCAGAGATTTTTCGGGTAGCAATTTATCGCACAACTCTCTGAGTGGGTGACGTTGATAGGCATTGATAACGACGGCTCTTTTCAGAGCCTTCTTGTCCGCTTTTTCCCTTccagtgtgtatgtgtgtgtggagtagGTTCACAACAAGGTAATTTGCATAGGAAACTCGCTTCAGAAAAAAAGGTTGCTCAATGTCGTCGTATAGACGAGAGAGTACTCGAACTTAACTTGCCTGCTGTGTGTACTATTCGATACTATCTTTGGCATTGAGTAGCGATTCCAATTCAATGATAGTGCATAAAATTAATGGATGTACTCGCATCTAAAATTCGGCATCCACAAAGCCCCTAATAAATTTAAGGCACTAAGCCGATTGGGCCAACTGACTCTGAAGGCATTTCAAATGCGTTGACTCTGCGCATATTATTTGGCAACAGCTTGTATGAATGTGCTTTAAGTGCTTTGATTTGGGCCATAAAAATCGTAATATCTACCTTGAATTTGCGTTGCACAGATCTTTGAACCATTTATTTACACTGATAGTTTGCATCTATTGTCAATTGTCACCCCATTTGAAAAACATTCAAAtaacagaaattgaaaaacgaaACGGGACTGAGAAAGGCCCGAAGTGAACACATTTCACATAATTAGAATTCACAAAAAATGTCGCTAGGCCCAAAATGTCTGTATCTGTATATGTGTATCTATTTGGCTTTGCATGCAAATTCAAAGAATGTTATTACAGTTGGCGTTGAACCTTTAGGCGCACAGACGCCTTCAATGGCCAGAGATGACGTcgaactgaaattgaaattggaattcaAATGGTTTTTCTCTATTGCAATGTCAGAGTATTCACAGTTAGAGTGCTTGCTTTAACATCATCGAACAAATTGATATTGatcaaaaaatgtatatgtctattatttattatctgtAACTTAGATCAATTTTTTAGaataatgttaaaaattatattaatttgatctTACACAAGTACTTCCGTTGTTTGTAATTTGTGTGCACTGAATTTACGTAAATTCTTATCAACTACTATATATAGAATAGATGTGCAGTGGTAAAAGGAaccaaaatgtttttaaatcgTGTTATTCTGTTAGTGCTTGCGATCATTGGCACGTTGGCAAACTTTTCAAGTACAGCCAAATTTAAAACCACCATATTTGATGATTACGTTTACGGTGCTTGTGATAATCAGCCAGAGAATGTCCTTAACATTAACACCGCGTTTGACACTTCTGAATTCATTATAAAAAACGATGTGGACAACGTAACGCTATCGGGAAATTTAACATCAAGATGGAATATTCAAAAGACAGATCGCCTTGAGGTTTCAATAGTCATCAGGTTATATTACGTGatatctaaatataaatttatgtattttatcaGGGTATCTTTCAATTGCATTACTTGGATCATGGTTCGTGGCAACCAACGATGTATTCCATACGTATAAAGAATGTTTGTGCAGTTATGTTTGATAAAAATCAACACTGGTATAAAGCCTGGACTTCGCACATTATAAACATCGATGATGTTAAGGACAATTGCGTAAATGTACCAGGCGTAAGTTATTGCAGTTATCAGACTCTTTCTTCTGTTTAAGATAAagaatattgttttctttttcaggCAAAATTAATACATGAACCTTTTGagttggtatttatttttgatttgagaACACAAATTGATACTAATGGCCTTTATAGATTATTTATTGCTATATCAGCATATGATGAGCTTTCACGAAAGCGGGATACATCTATCTGTTTTACGATTAGAGTTCAATTCGAGAGAATAGATTAATGTGGATcccaaaaaatttataaatttgtaacaattattgatatttgtttttgattatCTTGGTGTTTAAACTgtgttgaaaaattaaaaagtctaCAGGGAAAACATGTTGGTAAAATAACTATTGTCAAATCGTTCGTGTTTCTTGTACAATTgtctaaatattaattattatctgcgttttaataaaagaaaatatggcTTAATCGTTGACGATGATggttaataatatttgtagaaCTTGTTATTCATATTAGGATTGCAAGGTATTctgcaattcaataaataaagagcTTTTGCTGACAGTGTCCTGAATTTGAGAAAAATCATGATTTAtgtaaagaatatattttgttaacaaGCGACTTGAGatagttttttaaattaaatccaACTTTTGTTGACAGTTGATTTGCAACAGTATCTCCAGAAATGAATACAATGTTTTTAGCATAAAATCGAGTAATtattcatataataaaaaaatcatatttctagacaattaatgttttcaatagagataaatattttgttattctgTCGGAAATGCTTGTTGcgctttatatatatatatgtatatatatatatatatatatatatatataattgatatatatatacaaaattgatatatatttaacttaaacaaaattgattgttttcaaacaaaattaatgccACATCATCCTTCCGAGCACCAGCTCAAATCATATTATactcattttttaaaaattaaaaagacaTTGGAGTATCGAGAGCAACAAAGATTCTCATCTTCATGTCCGTTTGTTTCTCTTGAACTCAGAAAGTagaatatacataaattatatgttaaagctacaaaatattttaaaatcgtGGTTGCACGCATAGCTCTAACCCAATCCCAAGTTATATTTGAATGCTAAAACATTTGATTACTTGTAACTCacaataaatttagaaatgctggccaaataatatacaagttagaaattaaatttctgcTCGGGATAAAATAGCCCATAGATATTAAAAGATGTAGTTTtgcgaaaaataataataataattagtgtTGATACTGATGAAGTGCTGGCAAAAACATGTACATGTGATCTTGcgtgttttttaatttcctatATTCCTACAAAAAAGACTTTGGGaattcaaaaatcaaaatgtggCTGAGTCGTCTACTATTTGTGCTATTAGCAATAGTTTTTGAAATAGTAAGCTATTCGAAAGGTTATTGAATCCAAATTAGGTTCGACGATGACGAAATATTTAGTGACTGCCGAGATCAACCGGATGGTGTACTTAATATCAATGGAATGTGGGATTTAACAGAGTTCACCATTGAGTCACAATCGGACCAGATAAAAGTATCGGGTAACACAACATCGGTTTGGGATATTCAGCTGACGGATCGTGTTGGGGTGATTTCATGGAGTCTTATGTAAAAAGATATGTGTTTTTGATAAAATGTGGCTTTCAGGGTTCCATAGAAGTTTATAAATTCTATCGACGGGAGTGGGTACCAACAATATACAAGATTAATGTGCCTGATGTATGTTCAACGATGTATGATAAAAATCAGTATTGGTACTTTTTGTGGACGCAATACATTACGAATAGTGACGATATAAAGGACAAGTGCATTAATGTTCGTGGCGTAAGATATCGCAAAAGTATAAGCAATAATTTAAGCCATAATAATACGAAATGTCTTCATTCTTAGGTAAAGTAAAGTACATAGACCATTC
Coding sequences:
- the LOC133836697 gene encoding uncharacterized protein LOC133836697, which translates into the protein MFLNRVILLVLAIIGTLANFSSTAKFKTTIFDDYVYGACDNQPENVLNINTAFDTSEFIIKNDVDNVTLSGNLTSRWNIQKTDRLEGIFQLHYLDHGSWQPTMYSIRIKNVCAVMFDKNQHWYKAWTSHIINIDDVKDNCVNVPGAKLIHEPFELVFIFDLRTQIDTNGLYRLFIAISAYDELSRKRDTSICFTIRVQFERID
- the LOC133836698 gene encoding uncharacterized protein LOC133836698, with product MWDLTEFTIESQSDQIKVSGNTTSVWDIQLTDRVGGSIEVYKFYRREWVPTIYKINVPDVCSTMYDKNQYWYFLWTQYITNSDDIKDKCINVRGVRYRKSLLQPNMA